A portion of the Bulleidia sp. zg-1006 genome contains these proteins:
- a CDS encoding carbohydrate ABC transporter permease — translation MGKNIKKYWALFLIPTMGAFAIGFVIPFLLGIYLSFCEFRTVTDSQFVGLANYIKALSDTVFQHSFFYTAAFALVTVIVINVAAFALAVALTKKLRGTNIFRTIFFMPNLIGGIVLGYIWQLIFSGILSQWNTALNLDAGVGFVGLVILVCWQQIGYMMIIYIAGLQSIPQEVMEAVEIDGASAWNKLTRVTLPMMMPSITICTFLSVTNGFKLFDQNLALTAGEPAKMSEMMALNIYNTFYGRVGWEGVGQAKAVIFFIIVVGIGLIQLRSTREREVQQ, via the coding sequence ATGGGAAAAAACATAAAAAAATATTGGGCTTTATTCCTGATTCCGACAATGGGGGCTTTTGCGATTGGATTTGTGATTCCTTTCTTACTGGGGATATATTTATCCTTTTGTGAGTTTAGAACGGTTACGGATAGTCAATTTGTGGGTTTAGCCAATTATATAAAGGCTCTATCGGACACAGTCTTTCAACACTCTTTTTTCTACACGGCGGCCTTCGCCTTGGTGACGGTCATTGTGATTAATGTGGCGGCTTTTGCATTAGCGGTAGCATTAACAAAGAAGCTAAGAGGAACAAATATATTCCGTACCATATTCTTTATGCCTAACTTAATTGGCGGAATTGTTCTTGGTTATATTTGGCAATTGATTTTCTCGGGTATTTTATCGCAATGGAATACCGCTTTGAATTTAGATGCCGGAGTTGGTTTTGTGGGATTGGTTATCTTGGTTTGTTGGCAACAAATTGGATACATGATGATTATTTATATTGCCGGCTTACAGTCCATTCCTCAAGAAGTTATGGAAGCTGTTGAAATCGATGGTGCGAGTGCTTGGAATAAATTAACCCGGGTAACATTGCCGATGATGATGCCTTCTATCACGATTTGTACCTTCTTATCGGTCACTAACGGATTTAAGCTTTTCGATCAAAACTTGGCTTTAACAGCCGGGGAACCGGCTAAGATGTCAGAAATGATGGCATTGAATATTTATAATACCTTCTATGGTCGTGTTGGTTGGGAAGGCGTTGGTCAAGCAAAGGCGGTTATCTTCTTCATTATTGTTGTGGGCATCGGTTTAATACAATTGCGTTCCACCAGGGAAAGAGAGGTTCAACAGTAA
- a CDS encoding glycogen/starch/alpha-glucan phosphorylase, with product MELEIHLNSLLPTSIQEASDTELFQAIAGLVQQKKKELSTIQDGKKLYYISAEFLIGKQLGKNLINLGLYDELNQLLSKYNKNLKQIEQIEKEPSLGNGGLGRLAACFLDSIATLNLQGDGVGLNYHLGLFRQEFKNRKQVEVPDEWQKNNTILNPTNVHFSIELAGKTYTSTMYDIDIIGYHGQKNQLHLFDLDTIDESIVHDGIEFDKTDISKNLTLFLYPDDRYREGQLLRIYQQYFMVSNAAQLIIQEEKAKGHHLKDLDKHVSVQINDTHPSMIIPELIRLLTQEGIDFEEAVTIVGNSCAYTNHTILAEALEKWSLDYLQEVVPQLVPIIHRLHQSVQVRFQNNPELAIIDEYNRVHMARIDMHYSASINGVAALHTEILKNQELKAFYSIYPHKFNNKTNGITFRRWIMHCNPELVRFIDDLIGDTWHKDAQQLERLLPFIHDEKVLQQLEDIKYHNKVSLAQFVKENEGIDVDPSSIFDVQVKRLHEYKRQQLNALWVIHQYLQIKAGHIPSRPITVIFGAKAAPAYDMAKNIIHLLLCLQDLIRHDSEVCPHLKVVVLTNYNIAKSEIVVPACDISEQISLASKEASGTGNMKFMLNGAITLGTNDGANVEIGELVGGNHIYTFGKSSDEVIQLYETSAYHAIDYYQNNEMIRQCVNFITSKELLDLGDEEMLSSLKNNLIHHDWFMTLLDVESYFTVKTDLLACYENRMEWLKKSLINIAKAGFFSSDRTIAEYNHDIWHLK from the coding sequence ATGGAACTGGAAATACATTTAAATTCCCTCTTACCCACATCCATTCAAGAGGCATCTGATACAGAGTTATTTCAAGCCATTGCCGGCTTGGTTCAACAAAAGAAAAAAGAATTATCCACCATCCAAGATGGCAAAAAGCTTTATTACATTAGCGCTGAATTCTTAATCGGCAAGCAATTGGGTAAAAATTTAATTAATCTTGGTTTATACGATGAATTAAATCAATTACTTTCTAAATACAATAAAAATCTTAAGCAGATTGAACAGATTGAAAAAGAACCTTCTCTTGGAAACGGGGGATTAGGTCGTCTTGCGGCCTGCTTCTTAGACTCCATCGCCACCTTAAATCTACAAGGAGATGGTGTCGGTTTAAACTATCATTTGGGTTTATTCCGCCAAGAATTTAAAAATCGAAAACAAGTTGAAGTGCCCGATGAGTGGCAAAAAAACAACACTATTTTAAACCCGACGAATGTTCACTTTTCGATTGAACTTGCCGGAAAAACATACACCTCCACCATGTACGATATCGATATCATTGGTTACCACGGTCAAAAGAACCAATTGCACTTATTTGACCTGGATACCATTGACGAATCGATTGTTCATGATGGCATTGAATTCGATAAAACAGATATTTCCAAGAATTTAACTTTATTTTTATACCCCGACGATCGCTATCGTGAGGGTCAATTATTGCGTATCTACCAGCAATACTTCATGGTCAGTAACGCCGCTCAACTCATTATTCAAGAAGAGAAAGCGAAAGGGCATCATTTAAAGGACTTGGACAAACACGTTTCCGTTCAAATCAATGATACCCATCCTTCTATGATTATCCCTGAATTGATTCGATTACTCACTCAAGAAGGAATTGATTTTGAAGAAGCGGTGACTATTGTTGGCAACAGTTGTGCCTATACAAATCATACGATTTTAGCAGAAGCGTTAGAGAAATGGTCTTTGGATTACTTACAAGAAGTGGTACCACAATTGGTTCCCATCATCCATCGCCTACACCAAAGTGTCCAAGTTCGCTTCCAAAACAATCCGGAGCTAGCTATTATCGATGAATACAATCGTGTTCACATGGCTCGTATCGATATGCACTACAGCGCCTCCATCAATGGTGTTGCCGCTTTACATACAGAAATTCTTAAAAACCAAGAATTAAAGGCTTTTTACTCCATTTATCCGCATAAATTCAACAACAAAACCAATGGAATTACCTTCCGTCGTTGGATTATGCATTGTAACCCTGAATTGGTTCGTTTCATCGATGACTTAATTGGTGACACATGGCACAAGGATGCTCAACAGCTTGAACGATTACTACCATTCATTCATGACGAAAAGGTCTTACAACAATTAGAGGATATCAAATACCACAATAAAGTATCCCTAGCTCAATTCGTCAAAGAAAACGAAGGAATTGATGTAGATCCAAGCTCTATTTTCGATGTACAAGTGAAGCGATTACACGAATACAAGCGTCAACAGCTCAATGCTTTATGGGTTATTCACCAATACTTGCAAATTAAAGCCGGTCATATTCCATCCAGACCAATTACAGTTATTTTTGGTGCCAAAGCCGCCCCTGCCTACGATATGGCAAAGAACATTATTCACTTACTCCTTTGTCTACAAGATTTGATTCGTCACGATTCTGAGGTTTGTCCACATCTAAAAGTGGTGGTGTTAACGAATTATAACATTGCTAAATCCGAAATCGTGGTTCCTGCTTGTGATATTTCCGAACAAATTTCACTTGCTTCCAAGGAAGCTTCCGGTACTGGAAACATGAAATTTATGTTAAATGGTGCCATTACCTTAGGTACCAACGATGGTGCCAATGTGGAAATTGGGGAATTAGTTGGAGGTAATCATATTTATACCTTTGGGAAATCTTCCGATGAGGTGATTCAGCTATATGAAACAAGTGCTTATCACGCTATCGACTACTATCAAAACAACGAAATGATTCGTCAGTGCGTAAACTTTATCACCTCTAAAGAACTATTGGATTTAGGGGATGAGGAAATGTTATCCTCCCTAAAGAATAACTTAATTCACCACGATTGGTTCATGACTCTTTTAGATGTAGAATCCTACTTCACTGTTAAGACAGACTTATTAGCTTGCTATGAAAATCGCATGGAATGGCTGAAAAAATCCCTCATAAACATTGCTAAAGCCGGTTTCTTCTCCAGCGATCGAACTATTGCAGAATACAATCACGATATTTGGCATTTGAAATAG
- a CDS encoding carbohydrate ABC transporter permease, producing MVKEKKNHVGLSAVLSVLSISWILPIVVVLINSFKNKIWISDEPFKLPNAETFTGLSNYIMAMKKYGFLEAVGWTVFITVISVVLILICTSMCAWYVTRVKNKITKLIYLLCVFSMVVPFQMVMFTLSLVANRLGLVTPWGIVIIYLGFGAGLAVFMFCGFVKSIPIEIEEAAMIDGCSPVQTFFLVVLPIMKPTYISVGILETMWIWNDFLLPYLVLDVKKYKTISIVIQYMKGSYGRVDMGAIMASLIMAVVPVIIFYLSCQKYIIKGVAAGAVKG from the coding sequence ATGGTTAAGGAAAAGAAAAATCATGTTGGATTAAGTGCTGTTTTATCGGTTTTATCTATTAGTTGGATTTTACCTATCGTAGTTGTCTTAATCAATTCATTTAAAAACAAAATTTGGATTAGTGATGAACCTTTTAAACTTCCTAATGCGGAAACGTTTACGGGCTTGTCCAACTACATCATGGCGATGAAAAAATATGGTTTCTTAGAAGCTGTTGGTTGGACGGTGTTTATCACAGTAATTAGTGTTGTGTTGATTTTAATTTGTACATCTATGTGTGCATGGTATGTGACCCGTGTGAAGAATAAAATCACAAAATTGATTTATCTATTATGTGTGTTCTCAATGGTGGTTCCTTTCCAAATGGTTATGTTTACTTTGAGTTTGGTAGCTAACCGTCTTGGCTTAGTGACGCCTTGGGGAATTGTGATTATTTATTTAGGCTTTGGGGCTGGATTGGCGGTCTTCATGTTTTGTGGATTTGTTAAGTCAATTCCAATTGAAATTGAAGAGGCGGCTATGATTGATGGTTGTTCCCCGGTACAAACTTTCTTCTTGGTTGTTCTTCCAATTATGAAGCCGACTTATATTTCGGTTGGCATTTTGGAAACCATGTGGATTTGGAATGATTTCTTATTGCCATATTTAGTGTTAGATGTGAAGAAATATAAGACAATCTCAATTGTCATTCAATACATGAAGGGCAGCTATGGTCGTGTGGATATGGGAGCTATCATGGCGTCCTTGATTATGGCGGTTGTACCTGTGATTATATTTTATTTGAGTTGCCAAAAGTATATTATAAAAGGCGTTGCGGCAGGGGCAGTGAAAGGATAA
- a CDS encoding ABC transporter substrate-binding protein, with amino-acid sequence MKRLFKLGMASLMAATMLVGCGKAPTANKKPKGKVYYLNFKPEADAQWQELAKLYTKETGVPVTVLTAASGQYEPTLKAEMAKTDAPTLFQVNGPVGLAGWKDYCYDLSGSKIVGELSSNDFTLKDGKAIAGVAYTVETYGLIYNKKLLAKAGYKQEDIKSFADLKKVVEDITARKKSLGFAAFTSSGMEGSSDWRFKTHLANLPIYYEYLADGISTTDAIKGTYLANYKNIWDLYINNSTVAPTQLSVKKGDDAVAEFVKGAAVFYQNGTWAYNDITAVGDDNLGMLPIYIGAQGEEKQGLCTGTENYWSVNKKAKQEDIQATLDFMNWCVTSETGIKALCGAEGAMPSGEAGMGLVTPFKKNLKSKNRLVTIANEYVEKGFTPVSWNFTTMPSETWKNGVGSALTTYAAKQTDANWGAVKKAFVEGWVAEVKATKAKK; translated from the coding sequence ATGAAACGCTTATTCAAACTAGGCATGGCATCGTTGATGGCCGCCACAATGTTAGTGGGATGTGGAAAAGCTCCCACAGCAAACAAGAAACCAAAAGGGAAAGTGTATTATTTGAACTTCAAGCCGGAGGCAGATGCACAATGGCAAGAGTTAGCTAAATTGTACACGAAGGAAACGGGTGTTCCTGTGACTGTATTGACAGCGGCTTCCGGTCAATACGAGCCAACTTTAAAAGCGGAAATGGCTAAGACAGATGCGCCAACCTTATTCCAAGTAAATGGTCCTGTCGGATTAGCCGGTTGGAAAGATTATTGCTACGATTTATCGGGTTCGAAGATTGTTGGAGAATTGTCTTCTAATGATTTCACATTGAAAGATGGAAAGGCAATTGCCGGTGTTGCTTATACAGTAGAAACGTATGGTTTGATTTACAACAAGAAATTATTAGCCAAAGCCGGTTATAAGCAAGAAGACATTAAGTCTTTCGCCGACTTGAAGAAAGTGGTTGAAGATATTACAGCACGTAAGAAATCTTTGGGATTCGCCGCTTTCACTTCTTCCGGTATGGAAGGTTCTTCTGACTGGCGTTTTAAGACCCATTTGGCAAACTTACCTATTTACTATGAATACTTAGCAGATGGTATTAGCACAACAGATGCGATTAAGGGAACTTATTTAGCAAATTATAAGAATATTTGGGACTTATACATCAATAATTCGACGGTTGCTCCTACTCAATTATCTGTTAAAAAGGGTGATGACGCTGTGGCTGAATTTGTGAAGGGTGCCGCTGTTTTCTATCAAAATGGTACATGGGCTTATAACGATATCACAGCTGTAGGTGATGACAACTTAGGCATGTTGCCAATTTATATTGGTGCACAAGGCGAAGAAAAACAAGGCTTATGTACAGGTACAGAAAACTACTGGAGCGTGAATAAGAAAGCAAAACAAGAGGATATTCAGGCAACATTGGATTTCATGAATTGGTGTGTGACATCGGAAACCGGAATCAAAGCTTTATGCGGTGCTGAAGGAGCTATGCCTAGCGGTGAAGCCGGTATGGGACTTGTAACACCATTTAAGAAGAACTTGAAGTCTAAGAACCGTTTAGTAACCATTGCAAATGAATATGTTGAAAAAGGATTCACTCCTGTTTCATGGAACTTTACAACCATGCCTTCTGAAACATGGAAGAATGGTGTTGGATCGGCTTTAACAACTTATGCGGCAAAACAGACGGATGCGAACTGGGGAGCAGTGAAGAAAGCTTTCGTAGAAGGTTGGGTTGCTGAAGTAAAAGCTACAAAAGCAAAAAAATAA
- a CDS encoding Cna B-type domain-containing protein, whose product MTKLKTRLRSKFMVVAMMFALLFQVFMPAGNVFAEGTQKEVDVEITDFEIQNTKKEKVDKIFHSDTFYLMMKWDASKHGANLHKGDYFNVKLPNTMKFPSDVTARNFDIKNDDGVVIAKAQVNPGLNDEGGTVRVTFTENVENKYNVKGTMYLAAQFAQTKVKMNEKNVFEISVGVKTKSTDTEIIGRKKITDEHLSKWGGKVIGNSNLAEWNARINHKKANLKNAIVEDSLVGTGETFVEGSFVLRKVQFDEYGDYDKNSAQIVDISSKLKLSADKKTFRLELGDTSDQYSLTYRSTYTPGTTLKNKLKLTSEQKNWVVTASHILAESGGHGDGDLASKIKLIKVDAENNTKGLANAVFEVKKPDGTSFELKTGADGTVVSGVLEQGIYKVKEKTPPRGYELGNEEFEMEVTPAGGAIKTITNKPIKIDVSVKKVWVDKKENSARVSLFADGVKIQTVELNESNNWKHTFTNLRKFKDGKVIKYEVREEQMPNYKSEISGDVENGFTIKNTNTEKILIPVKKIWVGKKENSARVSLFADGVKIQTVELNESNNWLHVFTNLKKYKDGKAIKYEVREEQMPNYKSEITGNATTGFVIKNTNTEKISVPVKKIWVGKKENSARVSLFADNEKIQTVELNEANDWQHTFTNLKKYKDGKAIKYEVREEQMPNYKSEISGDVENGFVIKNTNTEEISIPIKKVWVGKKLNEITVNLLKDGVRIDSVKLNDGNGWKHRFENLEKYDKNDGHEIKYDIEEEKVSGYTTAITGDAKNGFEITNTKDTPPTPPTPPNKTVPKTEDRTNPFLYAWLMFVSGSLLVLLGIRKRQQQ is encoded by the coding sequence ATGACAAAGTTGAAAACAAGATTAAGAAGTAAATTTATGGTTGTGGCTATGATGTTCGCATTGTTGTTTCAAGTATTTATGCCAGCCGGTAATGTTTTTGCGGAAGGAACGCAGAAAGAGGTTGATGTAGAGATTACCGATTTTGAAATACAAAACACGAAAAAAGAAAAAGTAGATAAAATATTTCATAGCGATACATTTTATTTAATGATGAAGTGGGATGCATCTAAACATGGAGCAAATCTTCATAAAGGGGATTATTTCAATGTAAAACTTCCGAATACCATGAAATTCCCATCGGATGTTACAGCGAGGAATTTCGATATAAAAAACGATGATGGCGTTGTAATAGCAAAGGCTCAGGTAAATCCGGGCCTAAATGATGAGGGAGGTACGGTGAGAGTAACCTTTACGGAAAATGTGGAAAATAAATACAATGTAAAGGGAACCATGTATCTGGCCGCACAATTTGCACAAACAAAGGTTAAAATGAATGAAAAAAACGTTTTTGAAATATCCGTTGGAGTTAAGACAAAGAGTACGGATACAGAGATAATCGGAAGAAAGAAGATAACAGATGAACATTTAAGCAAGTGGGGAGGAAAGGTTATCGGGAATTCAAATTTGGCTGAATGGAATGCCAGAATAAACCATAAAAAAGCAAATTTGAAAAATGCGATTGTAGAGGATTCGCTGGTGGGAACGGGAGAAACTTTTGTAGAAGGTAGTTTCGTTCTCAGAAAGGTTCAATTTGATGAATATGGAGATTACGATAAAAATAGTGCTCAAATTGTAGATATAAGTTCTAAATTGAAACTTTCTGCAGATAAGAAAACATTTCGCTTGGAACTTGGAGATACCAGTGATCAGTATAGTTTAACATATAGATCGACGTATACACCGGGTACTACCCTAAAAAATAAGCTGAAGCTTACCAGCGAGCAAAAGAACTGGGTAGTAACTGCTTCTCATATACTCGCTGAAAGCGGAGGTCATGGAGATGGAGATTTAGCCAGCAAGATAAAACTCATAAAGGTGGATGCGGAAAATAATACAAAGGGCTTGGCAAATGCCGTATTTGAAGTTAAAAAGCCCGATGGAACAAGCTTTGAATTGAAAACAGGGGCTGATGGAACTGTGGTTTCCGGTGTATTGGAACAGGGAATTTACAAGGTAAAGGAAAAGACACCGCCACGGGGATATGAGCTTGGAAATGAGGAGTTTGAAATGGAAGTCACTCCTGCCGGAGGAGCTATCAAAACAATTACAAATAAGCCTATAAAAATTGATGTATCCGTTAAAAAAGTGTGGGTGGATAAAAAGGAGAATTCAGCAAGAGTTTCTCTATTTGCCGATGGTGTAAAAATTCAAACGGTGGAGCTCAATGAATCTAACAACTGGAAGCATACATTTACAAATCTCAGAAAGTTCAAAGACGGAAAAGTGATAAAGTATGAGGTTAGAGAAGAGCAGATGCCGAATTACAAATCCGAAATAAGCGGAGATGTGGAAAATGGCTTCACAATCAAAAACACAAATACAGAAAAAATATTAATTCCCGTTAAAAAGATATGGGTAGGTAAAAAAGAGAATTCAGCAAGAGTTTCTCTATTTGCCGATGGTGTAAAAATTCAAACGGTAGAGCTCAATGAATCTAACAACTGGCTGCACGTATTTACAAATCTCAAAAAGTACAAAGACGGAAAAGCGATAAAGTATGAGGTTAGAGAAGAGCAGATGCCGAATTACAAATCCGAAATAACCGGGAATGCGACAACCGGCTTTGTGATAAAGAATACAAATACAGAAAAAATATCAGTTCCTGTTAAAAAGATATGGGTAGGTAAAAAAGAGAATTCAGCAAGAGTTTCTCTATTTGCTGACAATGAAAAGATTCAAACGGTGGAGCTCAATGAAGCTAACGACTGGCAGCATACATTTACAAATCTTAAAAAGTACAAAGACGGAAAAGCGATAAAGTATGAGGTTAGAGAAGAACAAATGCCAAATTACAAATCCGAAATAAGCGGTGATGTGGAAAATGGCTTTGTCATTAAAAATACAAATACAGAAGAAATATCGATTCCGATTAAAAAGGTATGGGTAGGTAAAAAACTGAATGAAATAACAGTTAACCTATTAAAAGACGGTGTTAGAATTGACAGTGTAAAGCTAAATGATGGAAATGGCTGGAAACACAGGTTTGAAAATCTTGAGAAGTATGATAAAAATGATGGACATGAAATAAAATACGATATTGAGGAAGAAAAAGTAAGTGGCTATACAACAGCTATCACAGGAGACGCAAAGAATGGATTTGAGATTACAAATACCAAAGATACGCCACCTACGCCGCCAACACCACCAAATAAAACCGTACCAAAAACAGAAGATAGAACCAATCCGTTCCTATACGCTTGGTTGATGTTTGTTTCAGGAAGTTTACTTGTTCTGTTGGGTATTAGAAAAAGACAACAGCAATAA
- a CDS encoding ATP-binding protein produces the protein MTLKISRDKYLEDLIGRMHNGLIKVITGLRRSGKSYLLFDIFKNYLLEHNTDEKHIIEMSLDQRKNKQYRNPDIILEYIESAIVDDKQYYIFLDEVQMLEDFEEVLNSLLPIKNLDIYVTGSNSKFLSKDIITQFRGRGDEIHVFPLTFKEFMQIYDGDEYHGFSEYVTYGGLPLVATMKTDEQKIKYLKNLFEETYLKDIKERYKIEKLQEMEDLIKVLASAVGSLSNPSRIADTFKSSLKSDISMNTIKNYIVYLEESFLIHEANRYDVKGRKYIGTPLKYYFEDVGLRNAKLEFRQMEETHLMENIIYNELRARGFQVDVGMVEKKEKNKKGFYEKKRLEVDFIANKGSNKYYIQSAYSLLTPEKVQQEKNSLLNINDSFKKIIIVKDVIKPQRDDNGIAGISLFDFLLEENSLEL, from the coding sequence ATGACTTTGAAAATTTCAAGAGATAAGTATTTAGAAGATTTGATTGGTAGAATGCATAATGGCTTGATTAAGGTAATCACCGGATTAAGACGAAGTGGAAAATCATATTTGTTATTTGATATATTTAAAAATTATCTATTAGAACATAATACTGATGAAAAACACATCATTGAGATGTCGCTTGACCAAAGAAAAAATAAGCAATACAGAAATCCTGATATCATTCTTGAATATATAGAGAGTGCTATCGTTGATGATAAACAATATTATATTTTTTTAGACGAAGTTCAAATGCTTGAGGATTTTGAGGAAGTATTAAATTCTTTATTGCCTATTAAAAATTTAGATATTTATGTTACGGGTAGTAATTCCAAATTTTTATCAAAGGACATTATTACGCAGTTTCGTGGGAGAGGAGATGAAATCCACGTATTTCCTTTGACATTTAAAGAATTTATGCAAATCTATGATGGTGACGAATACCATGGATTTTCAGAGTATGTTACGTATGGTGGATTGCCACTGGTTGCTACAATGAAAACTGATGAACAAAAAATAAAGTATCTTAAAAACTTGTTTGAAGAAACATATCTGAAAGATATCAAGGAACGCTATAAGATTGAAAAACTTCAAGAAATGGAAGATTTAATTAAGGTTTTGGCATCAGCGGTAGGTTCTCTATCAAATCCATCGAGAATTGCTGATACTTTCAAAAGCTCACTAAAATCAGACATCAGTATGAATACCATAAAAAATTATATTGTATATTTGGAAGAGAGTTTTTTGATTCATGAGGCAAACAGGTATGATGTTAAAGGAAGAAAATACATTGGTACTCCTTTAAAATACTACTTTGAAGATGTGGGATTAAGAAATGCAAAATTAGAATTTAGACAGATGGAAGAAACCCATTTGATGGAAAATATAATATATAACGAACTCAGAGCAAGGGGGTTCCAAGTGGATGTAGGCATGGTTGAAAAGAAAGAAAAAAATAAAAAAGGATTTTATGAAAAAAAGCGTCTTGAAGTAGATTTCATAGCAAATAAGGGAAGTAATAAATACTACATTCAATCAGCATATAGTTTACTGACACCGGAAAAGGTACAACAGGAGAAAAATTCACTACTTAATATCAACGATTCTTTCAAAAAAATAATAATTGTGAAAGATGTTATAAAGCCACAAAGGGATGATAATGGGATTGCCGGTATAAGTTTATTCGATTTTCTTTTGGAGGAAAATAGTCTCGAGCTATAG